The following are encoded together in the Coregonus clupeaformis isolate EN_2021a chromosome 24, ASM2061545v1, whole genome shotgun sequence genome:
- the LOC121543518 gene encoding zinc finger protein 419-like isoform X4: MNKRVKATASTGPPLPLSSLRLLVSPLRLMYSFVWHVVNQRNVMHYGKVEEFVTVVTEAVPKLLSYKQRAQLILGLRARMILEMFRKDCPPNPQAIQRLLGKMNISASTGQQDAVVEESQANFVALVQTLLKNPYERKHFFQEEFHAQYGSKYDTALQALVGGLVFRLEQLLSVPDLSQIASMISAAPSDLEECGQSVSDPEHLKILLQHQNLLNKTQFNKNVPLTSSVGDCVLSSLSFRLACGMPSMEPDFDKPPESLEAALSAMNPASFSDLEDLGLMSDDSPHAGEDSTVEREEDARGNGGGARTAVRDSEEETALPESAVVFSSPQGVSGLVGGAPSKGAPTVRSMLPTEKHQQLVSLMSSSFTKASPSQIVKLVIPATVTNGNQPGNPQVEVASFHQWVSHIVSNSVSLPSLPPLPQNNDVDKEIRSGDTCLGSSVVIGGQETEANLFEKAVIRRRRAPKPQRITLPSKRKIPEATIICQECGKSFVYPSQLENHLRIHTGEKPFKCTECGRAFRSLGYMTNHMKNHSEARPFKCDECDKCFRKKADLKKHQLIHTGAKPHKCTICGKGFSQAFYCRIHIQSHASENNFPCTHCPKRFPTQYKLSVHERWHTMERPFICEQCGMRFFHPSGLKRHMGYHIGNRPFLCAQCGKTFVYEFDLKKHQRDHGPKPKIPCPVCQKVFGSNGLIKAHMFTHTSVKPYRCDICDKTFKQSSSLSSHKRLHTGERPYHCDMCGKTYKLNQHLKEHIIIHHTEEGHPCDQCGKVFKLPRLLKAHERLHSGERSEQTRKYSHTSRRRRNSSKRS; encoded by the exons ATGAACAAACGAGTCAAAGCTACTGCCAGTACGG gcccccctcttcctctctcctctttgcgACTCTTGGTTTCTCCCCTGCGGCTGATGTATTCATTTGTATGGCATGTGGTGAATCAACGAAATGTGATGCACTATGGGAAGGTCGAGGAGTTTGTAACTGTGGTGACTGAAGCGGTTCCAAAGTTGCTGAGTTACAAACAGAGGGCTCAACTCATCCTGGGCTTGAGAGCAAGG ATGATCTTGGAGATGTTCCGCAAGGATTGTCCACCTAACCCTCAGGCCATCCAACGTCTCCTGGGAAAGATGAACATCAGTGCGTCCACGGGG CAGCAAGATGCGGTAGTGGAGGAGTCGCAGGCTAACTTTGTGGCGCTGGTCCAAACCCTTCTGAAAAACCCTTATGAGAGGAAGCACTTCTTTCAG GAGGAGTTCCATGCACAGTATGGTTCCAAGTATGACACAGCACTGCAGGCCCTTGTAGGAGGCTTGGTCTTCAGACTGGAACAACTGCTATCTGTGCCAGATCTCTCCCAG ATAGCATCTATgatcagtgctgccccctctgaCCTGGAGGAGTGTGGACAGTCTGTGTCTGACCCTGAGCACCTGAAGATCCTCCTCCAGCACCAGAACCTGCTAAATAAAACCCAGTTCAACAAAAATG TACCTCTCACTTCTTCTGTGGGTGACTGTGTGCTGTCTTCGCTGTCCTTCCGCCTCGCCTGTGGAATGCCATCAATGGAGCCAGATTTTGACAAGCCACCAGAATCATTAGAAGCTGCTCTAAGCGCCATGAACCCTGCCTCCTTCAGTGACTTGGAGGATCTGGGATTGATGTCAGATGACTCGCCCCATGCTGGAGAAGATAGTactgtggagagagaagaggatgcCAGGGGTAACGGAGGTGGGGCGAGAACTGCAGTACGTGACAGTGAAGAAGAGACTGCACTGCCAGAGAGCGCTGTGGTCTTCTCTAGTCCTCAAGGTGTTAGCGGACTGGTGGGAGGGGCACCATCAAAAGGTGCACCAACAGTAAGGAGTATGCTGCCAACAGAGAAACACCAACAGCTTGTATCACTGATGAGTAGTTCCTTCACCAAAGCCTCTCCTTCACAGATAGTCAAATTAGTCATCCCTGCCACGGTCACCAATGGGAACCAACCGGGTAACCCACAGGTCGAAGTAGCGAGTTTCCACCAGTGGGTCTCCCACATTGTAAGTAACTCTGTCTCACTCCCTTCCTTGCCACCCCTTCCACAAAACAATGATGTAGACAAGGAGATCCGGTCAGGTGACACATGTCTTGGAAGCAGTGTGGTAATTGGGGGTCAGGAAACAGAAGCCAATCTTTTTGAGAAGGCTGTTATCCGAAGGAGACGGGCGCCCAAACCACAAAGAATAACGCTACCCTCGAAAAGGAAAATCCCTGAGGCAACCATCATTTGTCaggagtgtgggaagagttttgtttaTCCGTCTCAGCTGGAAAATCACCTCcgcattcacacaggagagaaaccttttaAGTGCACTGAGTGTGGCAGGGCCTTCAGGTCCTTAGGATACATGACCAATCATATGAAAAATCACTCTGAAGCACGGCCATTTAAGTGTGATGAGTGTGACAAGTGCTTTCGGAAAAAGGCTGATCTGAAGAAGCATCAGCTCATACACACGGGTGCGAAACCACACAAATGCACCATCTGTGGAAAGGGCTTCAGCCAAGCATTCTATTGCAGAATACACATCCAGTCTCATGCAAGTGAAAATAACTTTCCCTGCACTCATTGTCCGAAGAGATTCCCAACCCAATACAAGCTGTCTGTCCACGAGCGCTGGCACACCATGGAGCGCCCGTTCATCTGTGAGCAGTGTGGGATGCGCTTCTTTCATCCCAGTGGGCTGAAGAGGCACATGGGCTATCACATTGGGAACCGCCCGTTCCTGTGTGCCCAGTGTGGAAAGACTTTTGTTTAtgagtttgacctgaagaaacaCCAAAGGGACCATGGCCCCAAGCCCAAGATCCCATGCCCTGTCTGCCAGAAGGTGTTTGGCAGCAACGGACTCATTAAGGCCCACATGTTTACGCACACCTCTGTAAAACCTTACAGATGTGACATATGcgacaagacctttaaacagagcAGCAGCTTGAGCAGTCACAAACGGCTGCACACGGGTGAACGCCCTTACCACTGCGACATGTGTGGGAAGACATACAAGCTGAATCAGCACCTGAAGGAGCACATCATTATCCACCACACGGAGGAGGGGCACCCCTGTGACCAGTGTGGAAAGGTCTTCAAGTTACCACGGCTTCTAAAGGCACATGAGCGGTTGCACTCAGGAGAGCGATCTGAGCAGACAAGGAAGTACAGTCACACCAGCCGTCGCAGGAGAAATTCCTCCAAAAGGAGTTGA